The proteins below are encoded in one region of Nitrospira sp.:
- a CDS encoding metalloprotease, with amino-acid sequence MLLPLCLFALTVFTTLWAGAYQTSTNPRLGPLDFLAQDLWALLRGIPFAATLLLILVTHEFGHFLLSRIHKVPATFPLFIPGPPHFIGTFGAIIRMRPILNRKALFDIGVAGPIAGFVVAVVAMAVGLALSTVTSRGSSYGLQLGEPLLLQFMSWLVIGPIPERADVLLHPIAFAAWFGLFVTSLNLLPIGQLDGGHVAYALWGRRQRGIALIAVPILLVLGFIGWPGWFLWVGMASLLGVSHPPIIDPHQELGRTRVWIGWAALAIFVLSFAPIPFSIG; translated from the coding sequence GTGCTCCTCCCGCTCTGTCTCTTTGCCCTGACTGTCTTTACAACCTTATGGGCGGGAGCCTATCAAACCAGTACGAATCCAAGACTGGGGCCGTTGGATTTCTTGGCCCAAGATCTGTGGGCCCTACTGCGGGGGATTCCGTTCGCGGCGACCCTGCTGCTGATCCTCGTGACCCACGAGTTTGGTCATTTCCTACTCTCACGGATACATAAGGTGCCGGCCACTTTCCCGCTCTTTATCCCTGGACCACCCCATTTCATTGGGACGTTTGGCGCAATCATCCGCATGCGCCCCATATTAAATCGTAAGGCGTTGTTCGATATCGGAGTGGCTGGCCCCATTGCCGGGTTCGTCGTGGCGGTCGTAGCCATGGCAGTCGGCCTTGCGCTCTCCACGGTGACTTCACGCGGGAGCAGCTACGGTCTGCAATTGGGCGAACCGCTGCTGCTCCAATTCATGTCATGGCTGGTGATCGGTCCAATACCGGAACGAGCCGACGTCCTGCTTCACCCAATCGCGTTTGCCGCCTGGTTCGGACTCTTCGTCACATCGCTGAACCTGCTTCCCATCGGACAGCTCGATGGCGGGCACGTCGCGTATGCGCTGTGGGGCCGGCGACAGCGGGGCATCGCGCTGATCGCCGTCCCGATTCTGTTGGTCTTGGGCTTTATCGGCTGGCCGGGGTGGTTCTTGTGGGTCGGGATGGCCAGCCTGCTTGGCGTGTCCCATCCGCCCATCATCGATCCGCACCAGGAACTCGGCCGCACACGTGTCTGGATCGGGTGGGCCGCCCTTGCGATCTTCGTCCTATCCTTTGCACCCATTCCCTTCTCAATCGGCTAG
- a CDS encoding 3-hydroxyisobutyrate dehydrogenase produces the protein MTKSTAEIGAQLGWIGTGVMGTSMCSHLIAQGHRVMIHSRTKEKARPLLDRGAAWANDPAEVVDQCHIVFTMLGFPEDVRAVYFGEQGVLRAVRKGAILVDMTTTSPRLAQEIAHAARTKEAVALDAPVSGGDIGAKRATLSIMVGGEADAFGAVMPLLKAMGSRIIHQGGPGAGQHTKLCNQIVIASTMVGVCEGLLYGARAGLDLVQMLESIRGGAAACWTLEHLAPRILERNFDPGFFVDHFVKDMGLVLEETARSDLQLPGLALVHHLYQFVQRLGHGRKGTHALMLALEQLSDHPPHRLDS, from the coding sequence ATGACCAAGAGCACGGCAGAAATCGGCGCTCAGCTCGGCTGGATCGGCACGGGTGTCATGGGCACCTCGATGTGCAGTCACCTGATCGCACAGGGGCATCGGGTGATGATCCACAGTCGAACGAAAGAGAAAGCCCGCCCCTTACTGGACCGGGGAGCCGCCTGGGCGAACGACCCGGCCGAAGTCGTCGATCAATGCCACATCGTGTTCACCATGCTGGGGTTTCCCGAGGACGTACGGGCGGTGTACTTCGGCGAGCAGGGTGTCCTGCGAGCCGTCCGGAAAGGTGCGATACTCGTGGACATGACCACCACGAGCCCTCGCCTAGCCCAGGAAATCGCGCATGCAGCTCGAACCAAAGAGGCCGTGGCGCTGGATGCCCCGGTCTCCGGAGGCGACATCGGCGCCAAGCGAGCGACCTTGTCGATCATGGTTGGGGGCGAGGCTGACGCATTCGGTGCCGTCATGCCGTTGCTCAAGGCTATGGGCTCCCGCATTATTCACCAGGGGGGGCCTGGCGCCGGACAACACACGAAGCTCTGCAACCAGATCGTCATTGCATCCACAATGGTGGGGGTCTGTGAAGGCCTGCTGTATGGGGCTCGCGCCGGCCTCGACCTTGTCCAGATGCTGGAGTCGATTCGAGGTGGTGCCGCCGCCTGCTGGACGCTCGAGCACCTTGCTCCGCGAATTCTGGAAAGAAATTTCGATCCCGGCTTCTTCGTCGACCACTTCGTAAAAGACATGGGGCTCGTGCTCGAGGAAACCGCGCGATCTGACCTGCAACTACCAGGGCTGGCACTTGTGCACCACCTATATCAGTTCGTCCAACGCTTGGGTCACGGGCGAAAAGGCACTCATGCCCTGATGCTGGCCCTGGAGCAGCTGTCCGACCACCCACCCCACCGCCTCGATTCTTGA
- a CDS encoding peptidase M16, with protein MKRRRWEYERAGLAPSAAQCVWLTCVLCLVGWIAAGPVWSATASLPDPRSMTFSPVTFAPPDAERLELDNGLVVYLLEDHELPLVHLGAMMRVGAWLDPLDKTGLAEVTGQLMRDGGSAMMPAKDIDEALEHIAASVSFGIGDESGTASLDVLKKDLSTGIRIFADLLRSPAFETDRLELLRLQALEAIRRRQDHPGAIASREFTKLIYGPDHPYARESTVETVKRITRDDVVAFHRTHIHPNGIIMGVSGDFDKKALIQLIRDTFGDWQRGEVSTFVAPPVPADDAGNAKLAVRFVGKETSQAHLRVGELTIKETDPDYPALAILNDILGGGGFRSRLFKDVRTNRGLAYSVGSRLQANVRERGLWSMRAETKLASAEEVVGRFLANVEQVRSEPVTDAELAEAKDSFVNAFVFSFAHSSSIVGRMIDLEYDGLPRNWLQQLRDKVVRLSKDDLLRVAREHLHPERLCVLAVGSPNGLAKALASFGDVQEIKLPPEG; from the coding sequence ATGAAGCGACGGCGGTGGGAGTACGAGAGGGCTGGATTGGCACCGTCTGCCGCACAGTGCGTCTGGCTGACGTGCGTCTTGTGTCTCGTTGGGTGGATAGCGGCCGGTCCTGTCTGGTCAGCCACGGCGAGCTTGCCAGACCCGCGGTCCATGACATTCAGTCCCGTGACCTTTGCACCGCCCGATGCCGAACGCCTCGAATTGGACAACGGTCTCGTCGTGTATCTGCTCGAAGATCACGAACTACCGTTGGTGCACCTGGGGGCCATGATGCGGGTGGGAGCATGGCTGGACCCGCTCGACAAGACAGGGTTAGCCGAAGTGACGGGCCAGCTCATGCGAGACGGTGGGTCGGCCATGATGCCGGCGAAGGACATCGATGAAGCGCTGGAACACATTGCGGCATCGGTCTCGTTTGGAATCGGCGATGAATCGGGAACCGCCAGTTTGGATGTTCTGAAAAAGGACCTTTCAACAGGGATCCGAATTTTCGCCGACCTCTTGCGCAGCCCGGCGTTTGAAACCGACCGACTCGAATTGCTGCGTTTACAGGCGTTGGAAGCAATCCGGCGCCGGCAAGACCATCCGGGTGCGATCGCTTCGCGTGAATTCACGAAGCTGATTTACGGTCCCGATCATCCGTATGCGCGCGAGTCGACCGTGGAGACGGTCAAGCGTATCACGCGCGACGACGTCGTCGCGTTCCATCGTACGCATATCCACCCGAACGGCATCATCATGGGCGTGAGCGGGGATTTCGACAAAAAGGCGTTGATCCAGTTAATCCGCGACACCTTCGGCGACTGGCAACGAGGGGAGGTGTCGACATTCGTGGCCCCGCCTGTGCCGGCAGACGACGCGGGCAATGCCAAGCTGGCGGTACGCTTCGTCGGCAAGGAAACGTCCCAGGCACACCTGCGGGTGGGAGAACTGACGATCAAGGAGACCGATCCCGACTATCCGGCCCTGGCCATCCTGAACGACATTCTCGGGGGAGGTGGCTTTCGGAGCCGTCTGTTTAAGGACGTCCGGACCAATCGCGGGCTGGCGTACTCGGTGGGAAGCCGGTTGCAAGCCAACGTCCGTGAGCGAGGACTCTGGTCGATGCGGGCCGAAACCAAGTTGGCCTCGGCAGAGGAGGTGGTCGGCCGATTCCTCGCCAATGTCGAGCAGGTGCGTTCCGAGCCGGTCACCGACGCTGAACTCGCCGAGGCCAAGGACTCTTTTGTCAACGCGTTCGTGTTTTCGTTTGCGCATTCATCGAGTATTGTCGGCCGGATGATCGATCTGGAGTATGACGGACTCCCAAGGAACTGGCTGCAACAACTGCGCGACAAGGTCGTTCGCCTGTCGAAGGACGACCTGTTGAGGGTTGCCCGTGAGCATCTGCATCCAGAGCGATTGTGCGTGTTGGCGGTGGGATCCCCGAACGGGCTGGCCAAGGCGCTGGCAAGCTTCGGTGACGTACAGGAGATCAAATTGCCGCCGGAAGGTTGA